Proteins encoded by one window of Opitutales bacterium:
- a CDS encoding Gfo/Idh/MocA family oxidoreductase, which produces MQEVRFGFIGSGQIAKSSAKDISAHSQGKLSAVQDLSLERANELADEFDISNRYTEAADLFADPNVDAVYIAVPNKFHAPLAIQALEAGKHVLLEKPFAMSLEEGKQVATAVEKSGKVFTVGMNQRFTEDHQKVKFLVEEGVLGEIYHAKAFWYRRSGIPKLGTWFGNKAMAGGGALYDIGVHALDLCLYLLNNYKPVSVFGTTYTRFGNRGLGEGNWGKSDYNKDIVFDVDDFATALIKFEDGATVEFGASWACHMEAGNDNGVHLYGTEAGSSTKGGKLFRKDPLRTDYDVVENVAADLKYPHASRFHNFINAINGTEDLCCTIEQALTIQKILDGIAESSKTGNAVEIS; this is translated from the coding sequence ATGCAAGAAGTAAGATTCGGATTCATCGGCTCCGGCCAAATTGCTAAATCCAGCGCAAAGGATATCTCAGCACATTCCCAGGGTAAGCTTTCAGCTGTTCAAGATCTCTCGCTAGAGAGAGCTAACGAACTTGCTGATGAGTTTGATATCTCGAATCGCTATACTGAGGCAGCGGACTTGTTTGCTGATCCAAACGTAGACGCGGTCTATATCGCGGTCCCCAATAAATTCCATGCTCCTCTGGCTATTCAAGCCTTGGAGGCTGGAAAGCACGTTTTGTTGGAAAAGCCGTTTGCGATGAGCCTTGAGGAGGGCAAACAAGTGGCTACTGCGGTAGAAAAGAGTGGCAAGGTCTTCACAGTGGGAATGAACCAGCGTTTTACTGAAGATCACCAGAAGGTAAAGTTTCTGGTGGAGGAAGGGGTCTTGGGTGAGATTTACCACGCTAAAGCATTCTGGTATAGACGGAGCGGCATACCCAAGCTGGGCACATGGTTTGGCAATAAAGCTATGGCCGGAGGCGGTGCACTCTATGATATCGGTGTTCACGCACTTGATCTATGTCTCTACCTTCTCAATAACTATAAACCTGTCTCTGTTTTTGGAACGACATACACCAGGTTTGGTAACCGTGGACTCGGAGAAGGCAATTGGGGGAAATCAGACTACAATAAAGACATTGTCTTCGACGTGGATGATTTCGCCACTGCACTGATCAAGTTTGAAGATGGCGCCACCGTAGAATTTGGGGCCTCGTGGGCATGTCATATGGAGGCAGGTAACGATAACGGCGTTCATCTTTATGGAACGGAAGCCGGTTCAAGCACAAAGGGTGGTAAGCTTTTCCGGAAAGATCCACTGCGCACAGACTACGATGTCGTTGAGAACGTCGCAGCCGACCTAAAATACCCTCATGCGAGTCGCTTCCACAATTTTATTAATGCTATTAACGGGACCGAGGATCTGTGTTGCACCATCGAGCAGGCGCTCACTATCCAGAAAATCTT